The genome window AATAATTCGCGTGGGCCGGTTAGTTCAAACTGGAAGTTATAGTAGCCTTTGATTTTGGTTTCTTCCCGTGATCCTTCTTTTATAGTCAGCAGTCTTGATCTGGGTTGGGCGGCATTCCGTCCCCGGTCAGGTAGTAATTGATACATTACTGATGCGGTATCGATTTCGTCCATGAGCTCCGCTCCCGCTGCCGTGACTGCCTGAACGCTCCCGTACTTCGCCAGCAGGTTCGCGACGAGTAACGGGCCGAACTCCGTATCCGCCGGGTGTAGGTATTGATCCATGCCACGCTCATCTTTCTCGGCAATCACTACGGGCGAGAGCGTCCGCAGCGTAACGGTGTTTGTATCAATCTCCACCGGTGTGGCTTCGACGCGTTCGATGATAAACTCTGCCCGGCCTGGATTGGCGCGGTGCTTCGGCGTGGCAATGACGCAACGCTGATCCTGAAACAGACCCATAATAAACGTACTGGCGGCTTTGTCTACGTAGAAACTCACCATCCATTCGATGTGTGGCGTCGTCACCCATAGTCCCCCCGCTTTCGTATCAACACGTGCGTTCGGGATGATCAAATCCGAGAAGGTAAAGAGCTTGAACCGGCGCGTAGACGAGTATTCGTAGCCCTGTCCATGCAGGAACGTAGCGTATTTGGCATCAGCTTCGGCGAGTACGGCGTAGATGAACGCGCTGAGTCGATACGCGTAATTGAAGGGCACCATCGTCTGGCGGGCGGTCGGACGAAGCGTGAGTTTAAACTGCATAGCGGTCAAAAGGGGTACGAACGTGAAAGTGCGTGCTTTTTGTGATTAATTCGTGATTATTGGTGACTGAATTTAGTATCCGGCAGTCCGATCACAGGTAAATCATGTGACAAAGATGGTTTCCTACACGGCAATCTATTTGCCGAAACGGACGACTAACCACACTTTTTTATGCCGGTTGTTAAAAATCAATACGAACGCCTGAAGAAAATCAATGACCGCCTGAATAGTTG of Spirosoma agri contains these proteins:
- the cas6 gene encoding CRISPR-associated endoribonuclease Cas6, whose product is MQFKLTLRPTARQTMVPFNYAYRLSAFIYAVLAEADAKYATFLHGQGYEYSSTRRFKLFTFSDLIIPNARVDTKAGGLWVTTPHIEWMVSFYVDKAASTFIMGLFQDQRCVIATPKHRANPGRAEFIIERVEATPVEIDTNTVTLRTLSPVVIAEKDERGMDQYLHPADTEFGPLLVANLLAKYGSVQAVTAAGAELMDEIDTASVMYQLLPDRGRNAAQPRSRLLTIKEGSREETKIKGYYNFQFELTGPRELLELAVLAGVGRYNSEGFGALGVVEARSTSSKLEPASSS